One window of the Conexibacter sp. SYSU D00693 genome contains the following:
- the cobN gene encoding cobaltochelatase subunit CobN: MLAFLTTADTEVLAAAHAVAELPDDFPRVRCANPYGVEDVEPFLDDVLQDARVVVVRLLGGRRAWPEGVAALRARAQRDGLALVLLAGEAEPDAELAELSTVPAGAVAQAFAYLRHGGVENTAQLLRFLADSFLLRGDGFEEPRELPDLGVYVPGRGDVALDDAVAAFDPAKPTVGIVFYRSHRVTGNTAFVDALAREVEAAGANALCAWSYSLRPDAEGRVPVLEQLRGRVDALVTTVLASGGAHAGDAEDWQAEALEALDVPVLQALCATTSRARWEESDMGLTPLDAAMQVAIPEFDGRIIGVPVSFKEPLEEGGASPVGTPVLHYRPDLERCGRMARLAVRHARLGKTAPGEAKVAIVLSSFPTKHARIGNAVGLDTPASALALLDALRDAGYVVEHDFADGDALIHALIAAGGHDQEFLTDEQLQTSTARLPAADYARWFQTLPEELRTSITETWGPPPGEWYLDDGDFVVAGLRLGNVFVAIQPPRGFGEDPVAIYHDPDLAPAHHYLAAYRWLDEVFGADAIVHLGKHGTLEWLPGKGLGLSNASAPDACLGDTPLFYPFVVNDPGEGVQAKRRAHAVVVDHLVPPMMRAETYDELAQMEQLLDDFGRAEALDPAKLPTLATRIWTLLHEAELHRDLGIEAAEQPELEEFGELIEHLDGYLCEIADIQVRDGLHVLGRVPEGEQFRGLLAAILRLGAPGSVPGLRRAIGGAFGLDEPALLADAAATPADLPPALFARFPGPDRTNADLVDRLEDAQRALLLALEATGWDADAATRLCADVLGHEDEGVVAALRFGAADVVPRLRGTSGELDALVGGLRGRHVPAGPSGSPTRGRIDVLPTGRNFYGVDPKALPSDLAYDTGTRLADALLAREVADRGEHPETVGIVVWGTAAMRTAGDDAGEILALLGVRPTWHQETRRITGLEPIALEELGRPRIDVTVRISGFFRDAFPGLVHLLDDAVTLVAGLDEPVEQNFVRKHALEDRERLLAELGSEEAAWRRATTRVFGTPPGSYGAGLLQLIDVRNWRDDGDLAAVYEAWGGHAYGRGLDGVEARSAMREQFARIDVAVKNVDTREHDLLDSGDYFAEHGGMVAYVRHLSGEQPRAMIGDSADPERVHARTLAEESRRVFRARVANPRWIASMIRHGYKGAFELAATVDYLFGYDATTGVVEDWMYEALSEKYVLDPDVQEFMKRSNPWALRAITERLLEAADRGLWEQPGDGTIDALKETFLSVEDDLEEAATP, encoded by the coding sequence TTGCTCGCCTTCCTGACGACCGCCGACACCGAGGTCCTCGCCGCCGCCCACGCCGTGGCCGAGCTGCCCGACGACTTCCCGCGCGTGCGGTGCGCGAACCCGTACGGCGTCGAGGACGTCGAGCCGTTCCTCGACGACGTCCTCCAGGACGCCCGCGTCGTCGTCGTCCGCCTGCTCGGCGGCCGCCGCGCGTGGCCGGAGGGCGTCGCGGCGCTGCGCGCGCGAGCCCAGCGCGACGGCCTGGCCCTCGTCCTGCTCGCGGGCGAGGCGGAGCCCGACGCCGAGCTCGCGGAGCTCTCGACGGTGCCGGCCGGCGCGGTCGCCCAGGCCTTCGCCTACCTGCGCCACGGGGGCGTGGAGAACACCGCCCAGCTCCTGCGCTTCCTCGCGGATTCGTTCCTGCTGCGCGGCGACGGCTTCGAAGAGCCGCGCGAGCTGCCGGACCTCGGGGTCTACGTCCCCGGCCGCGGCGACGTGGCGCTGGACGACGCGGTGGCGGCCTTCGACCCGGCCAAGCCGACCGTCGGCATCGTCTTCTACCGCTCGCACCGCGTGACCGGGAACACGGCGTTCGTCGACGCGCTGGCCCGCGAGGTCGAGGCGGCGGGCGCCAACGCGCTGTGCGCCTGGTCCTACTCGCTGCGCCCCGACGCCGAGGGCCGCGTGCCGGTGCTCGAGCAGCTGCGCGGGCGGGTCGACGCGCTGGTGACGACGGTGCTCGCGTCCGGCGGCGCCCACGCCGGCGACGCCGAGGACTGGCAGGCGGAGGCACTGGAGGCGCTCGACGTCCCGGTGCTCCAGGCGCTGTGCGCGACGACGAGCCGCGCCCGCTGGGAGGAGAGCGACATGGGCCTGACGCCGCTGGACGCGGCGATGCAGGTCGCGATCCCCGAGTTCGACGGGCGGATCATCGGCGTCCCGGTGTCGTTCAAGGAGCCGCTGGAGGAGGGCGGCGCCTCGCCGGTCGGCACGCCGGTCCTGCACTACCGCCCGGACCTCGAGCGCTGCGGCCGGATGGCGCGCCTGGCGGTCCGCCACGCGCGGCTGGGCAAGACGGCGCCGGGCGAGGCGAAGGTCGCGATCGTCCTGTCGTCGTTCCCGACGAAGCACGCGCGGATCGGCAACGCCGTGGGGCTGGACACGCCGGCCTCGGCGCTCGCCCTGCTCGACGCGCTGCGCGACGCCGGCTACGTCGTGGAGCACGACTTCGCCGATGGCGACGCGCTGATCCACGCGCTCATCGCCGCGGGCGGCCACGACCAGGAGTTCCTCACCGACGAGCAGCTGCAGACGTCGACCGCGCGCCTGCCCGCCGCCGACTACGCGCGGTGGTTCCAGACGCTGCCCGAGGAGCTGCGCACCTCGATCACCGAGACGTGGGGGCCGCCGCCGGGCGAGTGGTACCTCGACGACGGCGACTTCGTCGTCGCCGGCCTGCGGCTGGGCAACGTCTTCGTCGCCATCCAGCCGCCGCGCGGCTTCGGCGAGGACCCCGTCGCGATCTACCACGACCCGGACCTCGCGCCCGCCCACCACTACCTCGCGGCCTACCGCTGGCTCGACGAGGTCTTCGGTGCCGACGCGATCGTCCACCTCGGCAAGCACGGCACGCTCGAGTGGCTGCCGGGCAAGGGCCTCGGGCTAAGCAACGCATCGGCGCCCGACGCGTGCCTGGGCGACACGCCGCTCTTCTACCCCTTCGTCGTCAACGACCCCGGCGAGGGCGTGCAGGCCAAGCGCCGCGCCCACGCCGTCGTCGTCGACCACCTCGTGCCGCCGATGATGCGCGCCGAGACCTACGACGAGCTGGCCCAGATGGAGCAGCTGCTCGACGACTTCGGTCGCGCCGAGGCGCTGGACCCGGCGAAGCTGCCGACGCTCGCGACGCGGATCTGGACGTTGCTGCACGAGGCCGAGCTGCACCGCGACCTCGGCATCGAGGCCGCCGAGCAGCCCGAGCTCGAGGAGTTCGGCGAGCTCATCGAGCACCTCGACGGCTACCTCTGCGAGATCGCCGACATCCAGGTCCGCGACGGCCTGCACGTCCTGGGTCGCGTGCCCGAGGGCGAGCAGTTCCGCGGGCTGCTGGCGGCGATCCTGCGCCTGGGTGCCCCGGGCTCGGTGCCGGGTCTGCGCCGCGCGATCGGCGGGGCCTTCGGGCTCGACGAGCCGGCGCTGCTGGCCGATGCCGCCGCCACGCCCGCCGACCTGCCGCCGGCGCTCTTCGCGCGCTTCCCCGGCCCGGACCGCACGAACGCCGACCTCGTCGACCGCCTCGAGGACGCGCAGCGCGCGCTGCTGCTGGCGCTCGAGGCGACGGGTTGGGACGCGGACGCCGCGACGCGGCTCTGCGCCGACGTGCTCGGCCACGAGGACGAGGGCGTCGTCGCGGCGCTGCGCTTCGGCGCCGCCGACGTCGTGCCGCGGCTGCGGGGCACGTCGGGCGAGCTGGACGCGCTGGTCGGCGGCCTGCGCGGCCGCCACGTGCCGGCCGGGCCGTCGGGCTCGCCCACGCGCGGGCGCATCGACGTGCTGCCGACGGGGCGCAACTTCTACGGGGTCGACCCGAAGGCGCTGCCGAGCGACCTCGCCTACGACACCGGGACGCGGCTGGCCGACGCGCTGCTCGCGCGGGAGGTCGCCGACCGCGGCGAGCACCCCGAGACGGTGGGCATCGTCGTCTGGGGCACCGCCGCCATGCGCACGGCCGGCGACGACGCGGGGGAGATCCTCGCGCTGCTGGGCGTCCGGCCGACGTGGCACCAGGAGACGCGGCGGATCACCGGCCTCGAGCCGATCGCGCTCGAGGAGCTCGGCCGCCCGCGCATCGACGTGACGGTGCGCATCTCGGGCTTCTTCCGCGACGCGTTCCCGGGCCTCGTGCACCTGCTCGACGACGCGGTCACGCTCGTGGCCGGCCTCGACGAGCCGGTTGAGCAGAACTTCGTGCGCAAGCACGCGCTCGAGGACCGCGAGCGGCTCCTGGCCGAGCTGGGCTCCGAGGAGGCCGCGTGGCGGCGCGCGACGACGCGCGTCTTCGGCACGCCGCCCGGCTCGTACGGCGCGGGGCTGCTGCAGCTCATCGACGTGCGCAACTGGCGCGACGACGGCGACCTCGCCGCGGTCTACGAGGCCTGGGGCGGCCACGCCTACGGCCGCGGTCTGGACGGCGTCGAGGCGCGCTCGGCGATGCGCGAGCAGTTCGCCCGCATCGACGTGGCGGTCAAGAACGTCGACACGCGCGAGCACGACCTCCTGGACTCCGGCGACTACTTCGCCGAGCACGGCGGGATGGTGGCCTACGTCCGCCACCTCTCCGGCGAGCAGCCGCGGGCGATGATCGGCGACAGCGCCGACCCCGAGCGGGTCCACGCCCGCACGCTGGCCGAGGAGTCGCGGCGCGTGTTCCGCGCCCGCGTCGCCAACCCGCGGTGGATCGCGTCGATGATCCGCCACGGCTACAAGGGCGCCTTCGAGCTGGCGGCGACCGTCGACTACCTCTTCGGCTACGACGCCACGACCGGCGTCGTGGAGGACTGGATGTACGAGGCGCTGAGCGAGAAGTACGTGCTCGACCCCGACGTCCAGGAGTTCATGAAGCGCTCGAACCCGTGGGCGCTGCGGGCGATCACCGAGCGGCTGCTCGAGGCGGCCGACCGCGGCCTGTGGGAGCAGCCCGGCGACGGCACGATCGACGCGCTGAAGGAGACGTTCCTGTCCGTCGAGGACGACCTCGAGGAGGCCGCCACGCCGTGA
- a CDS encoding VWA domain-containing protein: protein MSRAVGFPWSAVVGQDALREALLACAVDPRIGGVLVRGERGTAKSTAVRALAPLLPDVAVFEDCAYAVEPRVESCPDGPHDGSRVVERPARLVELPLGATADRVVGTLDLDRALAEGAAAFAPGLLAQAHRGILYVDEVNLLADHLVDVLLDSAALGHVHVERDAVSVDHPARFLLVGTMNPEEGDLRPQLLDRFGLSVEVRGSTEQDERMEVVRRRLAFDADPAGFAASFAADDAAVAARVADARDRLSSVRLGDRALALITSVCASLGVDGLRADIVCARTAVALAALDGVDEVAEEHVRRAAMLALAHRRRRGPLEQPGLSSEELDDAIANAAGGPDDEPEPPGSPSGGGAGSGEPRGEGGSSSEPAPSGVGGGGPAGEAGEGPGRADADPVISGVGDRSQQGRGGSGAKERRERAAAPGVAPLLALEGRGAGAPGRRSAAGGEGTQPVDSRPPLGAGVRDLAVAATLRAAAQRRATSGGPALAASDLREHVRAGREGNLVVFCVDASGSMGARRRMAAVKGAVLGLLLDAYQRRDRVALVTFRGTGAELVLPPTSSVERAAALLDDVATGGRTPLAAGLDRAGALVAAEQRKDPRRRALVLVVTDGRASGGPEGRAAAERSAAALARSAGGVVVFDAEEGAVRLGLARRLADAAGARLLPLSALHPASSTIPSTAARSAA from the coding sequence GTGAGCCGGGCAGTCGGGTTCCCGTGGAGCGCCGTGGTGGGGCAGGACGCCCTGCGCGAGGCGCTGCTGGCCTGTGCGGTCGATCCCCGGATCGGCGGCGTGCTGGTGCGCGGCGAGCGCGGGACGGCGAAGTCGACCGCGGTGCGCGCGCTGGCGCCGCTGCTGCCGGACGTCGCGGTCTTCGAGGACTGCGCGTACGCGGTCGAGCCCCGCGTCGAGTCCTGCCCGGACGGCCCGCACGACGGCTCGCGGGTGGTGGAGCGGCCGGCGCGGCTGGTCGAGCTGCCGCTGGGCGCGACGGCCGACCGCGTCGTCGGGACGCTCGACCTCGACCGGGCGCTGGCCGAGGGCGCCGCGGCGTTCGCGCCGGGGCTGCTGGCCCAGGCCCACCGGGGGATCCTCTACGTCGACGAGGTCAACCTCCTCGCCGACCACCTCGTGGACGTGCTGCTCGACAGCGCGGCGCTCGGCCACGTGCACGTGGAGCGCGACGCGGTCTCCGTCGACCATCCGGCGCGGTTCCTGCTCGTCGGGACGATGAACCCCGAGGAGGGCGACCTGCGCCCGCAGCTGCTCGACCGCTTCGGGCTCTCGGTCGAGGTGCGCGGGTCGACCGAGCAGGACGAGCGGATGGAGGTCGTGCGGCGGCGGCTGGCGTTCGACGCGGACCCGGCGGGGTTCGCGGCCTCGTTCGCGGCCGACGACGCCGCGGTCGCTGCGCGCGTCGCTGACGCTCGCGATCGGCTGTCGTCCGTCCGGCTCGGGGATCGCGCCCTGGCGCTCATCACGAGCGTCTGCGCGTCGCTGGGGGTCGACGGGCTGCGGGCGGACATCGTGTGCGCCCGGACCGCGGTGGCGCTGGCGGCGCTGGACGGGGTCGACGAGGTCGCTGAGGAGCACGTGCGGCGGGCGGCGATGCTCGCGCTGGCACACCGGCGGCGGAGGGGGCCGCTGGAGCAGCCGGGGCTGTCGTCCGAGGAGCTCGACGACGCGATCGCGAACGCTGCTGGCGGGCCCGACGACGAGCCCGAGCCGCCTGGCTCTCCGAGTGGCGGGGGCGCGGGCTCGGGCGAACCGCGCGGTGAGGGAGGGTCGTCGTCTGAGCCGGCGCCGTCTGGCGTGGGCGGGGGTGGTCCTGCCGGCGAGGCGGGTGAGGGTCCAGGCCGGGCCGACGCTGACCCTGTCATCTCCGGCGTGGGAGACCGGAGTCAGCAGGGTCGCGGTGGTTCGGGGGCGAAGGAGCGGCGGGAGCGGGCTGCCGCGCCCGGCGTGGCGCCGCTGCTGGCGCTCGAGGGCCGGGGCGCGGGTGCGCCGGGCCGGCGCAGCGCGGCGGGTGGCGAGGGGACGCAGCCGGTGGACTCACGGCCGCCGCTGGGCGCCGGGGTCCGGGACCTCGCGGTCGCCGCGACGCTGCGGGCCGCGGCGCAGCGGCGGGCGACGTCCGGCGGGCCGGCGCTCGCGGCGAGCGACCTGCGCGAGCACGTGCGGGCGGGGCGGGAGGGCAACCTCGTGGTCTTCTGCGTCGACGCGTCGGGCTCGATGGGCGCGCGGCGGCGGATGGCGGCCGTCAAGGGCGCGGTGCTCGGCCTGTTGCTCGACGCCTACCAGCGCCGCGACCGCGTGGCGCTCGTCACCTTCCGCGGGACCGGCGCCGAGCTGGTCCTGCCGCCGACGTCGTCGGTCGAGCGCGCCGCCGCGCTCCTGGACGACGTCGCCACCGGCGGGCGCACCCCGCTGGCCGCCGGCCTCGACCGCGCCGGCGCGCTGGTGGCCGCCGAGCAGCGCAAGGACCCGCGCCGGCGCGCGCTCGTGCTGGTCGTCACCGACGGCCGCGCGAGCGGCGGTCCCGAGGGCCGCGCCGCCGCCGAGCGCTCGGCGGCGGCGCTCGCGCGCAGCGCCGGCGGCGTCGTCGTGTTCGACGCCGAGGAGGGCGCGGTCCGGCTGGGGCTGGCCCGCCGGCTGGCCGACGCGGCGGGTGCCCGCCTGCTGCCGCTCAGCGCGCTGCACCCCGCTTCCAGCACCATCCCGTCCACGGCCGCACGGAGCGCCGCATGA
- the cobO gene encoding cob(I)yrinic acid a,c-diamide adenosyltransferase: MSTEIDVPHTPDDQGSAEPKRRKPRDKPLLIVITGHGKGKSTSAFGMLLRSWARGYRCGVFQFVKSGKWKVGEAKAAEALGGIDWEKMGDGWTWISRDLEESADKARAGWDEVKRRIADERYEFLLLDELTYAIKYGWIEEQEIVDTLMNRPGFQHVVVTGRDAPQGLIDAADLVSEVTKVKHPMDQGIRAQQGIEW; encoded by the coding sequence ATGAGCACCGAGATCGACGTCCCTCACACCCCCGACGACCAGGGCTCGGCCGAGCCCAAGCGCCGCAAGCCGCGCGACAAGCCGCTGCTGATCGTCATCACCGGCCACGGCAAGGGCAAGAGCACCTCCGCCTTCGGGATGCTCCTGCGCTCGTGGGCCCGCGGCTACCGGTGCGGCGTCTTCCAGTTCGTGAAGTCCGGCAAGTGGAAGGTCGGCGAGGCCAAGGCGGCCGAGGCGCTGGGCGGCATCGACTGGGAGAAGATGGGCGACGGCTGGACCTGGATCTCCCGCGACCTCGAGGAGTCCGCCGACAAGGCGCGCGCGGGCTGGGACGAGGTCAAGCGCCGCATCGCCGACGAGCGCTACGAGTTCCTCCTGCTCGACGAGCTGACCTACGCGATCAAGTACGGGTGGATCGAGGAGCAGGAGATCGTCGACACGCTGATGAACCGGCCCGGCTTCCAGCACGTCGTCGTGACCGGCCGCGACGCCCCGCAGGGGCTCATCGACGCCGCCGACCTCGTCTCCGAGGTCACCAAGGTCAAGCACCCGATGGACCAGGGGATCCGCGCCCAGCAGGGCATCGAGTGGTAG
- a CDS encoding cobyrinate a,c-diamide synthase: protein MIPRLVIAGTSSGAGKTTVASGLLGALCARGVRATGFKVGPDFIDPGYHALASGRPGRNLDAFLSGPELVAPLFRHGSAGAEVAIVEGVMGLYDGASGRGELASTAHVAKLLDAPVVLVVDAAAMARSVAAIVHGYATFDPEVRVAGVILNRVGSEFHTAILEEALAPLGIPVLGSLTRNADVEAPERHLGLVPVDERVAKAKGALASLAAHVAAGCDLEGLLALARTAPDTPGEAWAPPAREAADPRRPRIAVAKGRAFSFHYAENLEALEAAGAELVAFDPLHDEALPEGTGALLLAGGFPEVFGAELGANAALRADVGAFARSGGPVLAECGGLLYLAKELDGHPMCDVVPATARMTGRLQLGYREATAPSDHPVFPAGTTLRGHEFHYSATDPVAGEAPAWRLRARGTERAEGFVVGGVHASYLHTHWAATPEVAGRLVAAAAAREVAA from the coding sequence GTGATCCCGCGCCTCGTCATCGCCGGCACGTCGTCGGGCGCCGGCAAGACGACGGTCGCCTCCGGCCTGCTCGGCGCCCTGTGCGCCCGCGGCGTGCGTGCCACCGGCTTCAAGGTCGGCCCGGACTTCATCGACCCCGGCTACCACGCGCTGGCCTCCGGCCGGCCGGGGCGCAACCTCGACGCCTTCCTCTCCGGCCCCGAGCTCGTCGCGCCGCTCTTCCGCCACGGCTCCGCCGGCGCGGAGGTCGCGATCGTCGAGGGCGTCATGGGCCTCTACGACGGCGCCTCGGGTCGTGGCGAGCTCGCCTCGACCGCGCACGTCGCCAAGCTCCTCGACGCCCCGGTGGTCCTCGTCGTCGATGCCGCCGCGATGGCGCGCTCGGTCGCCGCGATCGTCCACGGCTACGCGACGTTCGACCCGGAGGTCCGCGTCGCGGGCGTCATCCTCAACCGCGTCGGCTCGGAGTTCCACACCGCGATCCTCGAAGAGGCCCTCGCGCCGCTCGGCATCCCGGTCCTGGGCTCGCTCACCCGCAACGCCGACGTCGAGGCCCCCGAGCGCCACCTCGGCCTGGTCCCCGTCGACGAGCGCGTCGCGAAGGCCAAGGGCGCGCTCGCCAGCCTCGCCGCGCACGTCGCCGCCGGCTGCGACCTCGAGGGTCTGCTCGCGCTCGCCCGCACCGCGCCGGACACCCCGGGCGAGGCGTGGGCGCCGCCCGCGCGCGAGGCCGCCGACCCCCGCCGGCCGCGCATCGCCGTCGCGAAGGGCCGCGCGTTCTCCTTCCACTACGCCGAGAACCTCGAGGCGCTCGAGGCCGCCGGTGCGGAGCTCGTCGCCTTCGACCCGCTGCACGACGAGGCCCTGCCGGAGGGCACCGGGGCGCTGCTGCTCGCCGGCGGCTTCCCCGAGGTCTTCGGCGCAGAGCTCGGCGCCAACGCCGCGCTGCGTGCCGACGTGGGCGCGTTCGCGCGCAGCGGCGGTCCGGTGCTCGCCGAGTGCGGTGGCCTGCTCTACCTGGCCAAGGAGCTCGACGGCCACCCGATGTGCGACGTCGTCCCCGCCACCGCGCGGATGACCGGGCGCCTCCAGCTCGGCTACCGCGAGGCCACCGCGCCCAGCGACCACCCGGTCTTCCCCGCCGGCACGACGCTGCGCGGCCACGAGTTCCACTACTCGGCGACCGACCCCGTGGCGGGCGAGGCACCCGCGTGGAGGCTGCGCGCCCGCGGGACCGAGCGCGCCGAGGGCTTCGTCGTGGGCGGCGTGCACGCCAGCTACCTGCACACGCACTGGGCGGCGACGCCGGAGGTCGCCGGCCGGCTCGTCGCCGCGGCGGCCGCCCGGGAGGTCGCGGCGTGA
- the cobI gene encoding precorrin-2 C(20)-methyltransferase, producing MSGVLIGVGVGPGDPEHLTLKALHALQAADRVFVPETDSGETPGRAERVVAPHVDPQRITRLLFAMRDDDARSGNWDRAGAAIAEVVAAGGTAAFATIGDPNIYSTFTYMAHTVRELVPDVEVRTVPGITAMQDLASRSGTVLAEGREALALLPYTAGDDKLRETLGVADTVVVYKGGRRLPQVLETLRDHDRLDEAVYGEQLGLGDQDVRAAGERDGSGPYMSTVIVPANRDGVRGGKL from the coding sequence GTGAGCGGCGTCCTGATCGGTGTCGGCGTGGGCCCCGGCGACCCCGAGCACCTGACCCTCAAGGCGCTGCACGCCCTGCAGGCCGCCGACCGCGTCTTCGTGCCGGAGACCGACAGCGGCGAGACGCCGGGCCGCGCCGAGCGCGTCGTCGCGCCCCACGTCGACCCGCAGCGCATCACCCGCCTGCTCTTCGCCATGCGCGACGACGACGCGCGCTCGGGCAACTGGGACCGCGCGGGCGCGGCGATCGCCGAGGTCGTCGCCGCCGGGGGCACGGCGGCGTTCGCCACGATCGGCGACCCCAACATCTACTCGACGTTCACCTACATGGCCCACACCGTCCGGGAGCTCGTGCCGGACGTCGAGGTGCGCACCGTGCCGGGCATCACGGCGATGCAGGACCTCGCATCGCGCTCGGGCACGGTCCTGGCCGAGGGCCGTGAGGCGCTGGCGCTGCTGCCCTACACGGCGGGCGACGACAAGCTTCGCGAGACGCTCGGCGTCGCCGACACCGTCGTGGTCTACAAGGGCGGGCGCCGGCTGCCGCAGGTCCTCGAGACCTTGCGCGACCACGACCGGCTCGACGAGGCGGTCTACGGCGAGCAGCTCGGCCTCGGCGACCAGGACGTGCGGGCCGCCGGCGAGCGCGACGGCTCGGGGCCGTACATGTCGACGGTGATCGTCCCGGCCAACCGCGACGGCGTGCGCGGGGGCAAGCTGTGA
- the cbiQ gene encoding cobalt ECF transporter T component CbiQ, with product MTVAHLAEAEPVETVVHRLAPEVKVAATVLLVVCAALVPHGVFWPFAVDAALLGAVALLARVEAMFLLRRLVIEVPFVLFVVALPFFAEDRHEGLLAAGGILCKATLAVLATGVLAATTTAPEILAGLDRLRAPRQLTAIAAFAIRYLQVVLEELRRMQLARVARGDDPRFLWQARAIGQTAGTLAVRCFERGERVHGAMLARGFDGSLPVSSLSPRAPLAAWVAVLPLPLVAALATVLARGAA from the coding sequence GTGACGGTCGCCCACCTCGCCGAGGCCGAGCCGGTCGAGACCGTCGTGCACCGCCTGGCGCCCGAGGTGAAGGTCGCCGCGACGGTCCTGCTCGTCGTCTGCGCGGCGCTCGTCCCGCACGGCGTCTTCTGGCCGTTCGCCGTCGACGCGGCGCTGCTCGGCGCCGTCGCGCTCCTCGCGCGCGTGGAGGCGATGTTCCTCCTGCGCCGCCTCGTCATCGAGGTGCCGTTCGTCCTGTTCGTCGTGGCCCTGCCGTTCTTCGCCGAGGACCGCCACGAGGGCCTGCTGGCCGCCGGCGGGATCCTCTGCAAGGCGACGCTCGCGGTGCTCGCCACCGGTGTGCTCGCCGCGACGACGACCGCGCCGGAGATCCTCGCGGGGCTCGACCGGCTGCGGGCGCCGCGCCAGCTCACGGCGATCGCGGCGTTCGCCATCCGCTACCTCCAGGTCGTGCTCGAGGAGCTGCGCCGGATGCAGCTCGCGCGCGTCGCGCGGGGCGACGACCCGCGCTTCCTCTGGCAGGCGCGGGCGATCGGCCAGACCGCCGGGACGCTCGCCGTCCGCTGCTTCGAGCGCGGCGAACGCGTGCACGGCGCGATGCTCGCCCGCGGCTTCGACGGGTCGCTGCCCGTGTCGTCGCTCTCGCCCCGCGCACCGCTGGCCGCGTGGGTCGCCGTCCTGCCGCTGCCGCTGGTCGCGGCGCTCGCCACCGTCCTCGCGCGAGGTGCGGCGTGA
- a CDS encoding energy-coupling factor ABC transporter ATP-binding protein, whose translation MTVDAGAPPALDVRDLRYAYPDGSEALSGVSLSVQPGERVAVLGPNGAGKTTLVLRLNGTIEDGEGEVVVGGVRLEKATRKEVRRRVGIVFQDSDDQLFMPTVEADVAFGPANLGLRGDALAERVDEALAQVGLDDDVRRKAPHQLSAGQRRRAAVAGVLAMRPDVLVLDEPSSALDPAARRELADVLQSLRLTTLLVTHDLPYALELCPRAVVLDRGQVVADGPTREVLADEGFMRAHRLELPAGFNPLSA comes from the coding sequence GTGACGGTCGACGCCGGCGCGCCGCCCGCCCTCGACGTGCGCGACCTGCGCTACGCCTACCCCGACGGCTCGGAGGCGCTGAGCGGCGTCTCGCTGTCGGTGCAGCCCGGCGAGCGCGTCGCGGTGCTCGGGCCCAACGGCGCGGGCAAGACGACGCTCGTCCTGCGCCTGAACGGGACCATCGAGGACGGCGAGGGCGAGGTGGTCGTCGGCGGCGTGCGCCTGGAGAAGGCGACGCGCAAGGAGGTCCGCCGCCGCGTCGGGATCGTCTTCCAGGACTCCGACGACCAGCTGTTCATGCCGACCGTCGAGGCCGACGTCGCCTTCGGCCCGGCGAACCTCGGGCTGCGCGGCGACGCGCTGGCCGAGCGCGTCGACGAGGCGCTCGCGCAGGTCGGCCTCGACGACGACGTGCGCCGCAAGGCGCCGCACCAGCTGTCGGCCGGCCAGCGCCGGCGCGCCGCGGTGGCGGGCGTCCTGGCCATGCGCCCCGACGTCCTGGTGCTCGACGAGCCCTCGAGCGCGCTGGACCCGGCGGCGCGGCGCGAGCTCGCCGACGTCCTGCAGTCGCTGCGGCTGACGACGCTGCTCGTCACCCACGACCTGCCCTACGCGCTCGAGCTCTGCCCACGCGCCGTCGTGCTCGACCGCGGCCAGGTCGTCGCCGACGGGCCGACGCGCGAGGTGCTCGCCGACGAGGGCTTCATGCGCGCGCACCGCCTCGAGCTGCCGGCCGGCTTCAACCCCCTGAGCGCGTGA
- the cobJ gene encoding precorrin-3B C(17)-methyltransferase, with protein sequence MSGRLDIVGLGPGGPATRTSQAAEAVARAEVVVGYGAYVDQCADLLRDGQEVVRGRMGEEEARADEALERARGGARVALVSSGDAGVYGMAARTLARAAELDVEVHVVPGMTAAQAAAALLGAPLADDFAVLSLSDIRTPWETVERRLAAVAVSGLALCLYNPRSKARTWQLDRVLELLRDARGGSAPVAVVTDAAREGEAVVRTTLADLDPEAVTMRSLLIVGGETAQDAGPWLVADRDGRKVPGTFHPEVSA encoded by the coding sequence GTGAGCGGGCGGCTGGACATCGTGGGCCTCGGGCCGGGCGGGCCGGCGACGCGCACGTCACAGGCGGCCGAGGCCGTCGCGCGAGCCGAGGTCGTCGTCGGCTACGGCGCGTACGTCGACCAGTGCGCCGACCTGCTGCGCGACGGCCAGGAGGTCGTGCGCGGGCGGATGGGCGAGGAGGAGGCGCGGGCCGACGAGGCGCTCGAGCGCGCCCGGGGCGGAGCGCGCGTGGCGCTCGTGTCCAGCGGCGACGCGGGCGTCTACGGCATGGCGGCGCGGACGCTCGCGCGGGCGGCCGAGCTGGACGTCGAGGTCCACGTCGTCCCGGGCATGACCGCCGCGCAGGCCGCGGCCGCGCTGCTCGGCGCGCCGCTGGCCGACGACTTCGCGGTGCTCTCGCTCAGCGACATCCGCACGCCGTGGGAGACCGTCGAGCGCCGGCTCGCCGCGGTGGCCGTGTCCGGCCTCGCGCTCTGCCTCTACAACCCGCGCTCCAAGGCCCGCACCTGGCAGCTGGACCGCGTGCTCGAGCTGCTGCGCGACGCGCGCGGTGGGTCGGCTCCCGTCGCGGTCGTGACGGACGCCGCGCGCGAGGGCGAGGCGGTCGTGCGCACCACGCTCGCCGACCTCGACCCCGAGGCCGTGACGATGCGCTCGCTGCTCATCGTCGGCGGAGAGACCGCGCAGGA